A genome region from Schlesneria paludicola DSM 18645 includes the following:
- a CDS encoding M28 family peptidase has translation MLLLVFSSESRWSVSADDASSLRRGLSMINRGDLKRHVSTLASDALEGREAGSRGGHAALAYLRSELKAIRGQSKLPIEQVQEFGREYHNLLVLLPGSDERLKREVIVIGAHYDHVGYGNATNSQGPIGQIHNGADDNASGTSALLQLIKAFSSLDTTPARSILFAFWDGEEAGLLGSKHWVAHPTVPLQDVRFAFNIDMLGRLREGKIVTAGWRSAPGLRALLASHNVTNELFLAYQPRVIADSDHYPFYSAGIPIVHLDTDKHHDYHRPSDDPEKINLEGLQHLTEFVYRVVLDAASRPEFPKFRTEAPGESPPKWMTPVALVNPPVRLGVNWNTQQAKQDIVEISQISPDSAAAQAGLRIGDRVIRLGPWKRGTFEQFKTAIQVVRNPVAIVVERPGVREPIELTATLSGSPVRLGAGWIDDPALPGCVVVTHVVSDSPADRAGVASGDVIMELGGQPLASSEELRGRVLNEPGPYAIRVERNGRIREVTIDPLDYTIADGPSLEPK, from the coding sequence GTGCTTCTTTTGGTGTTCAGTTCCGAATCGCGATGGAGCGTCTCTGCGGACGACGCCTCATCACTTCGACGCGGCCTGTCGATGATCAATCGCGGCGACCTGAAGCGACACGTCTCGACGTTGGCCAGCGACGCACTTGAAGGCCGTGAAGCCGGCTCACGCGGTGGCCACGCAGCACTGGCGTACTTACGATCCGAACTCAAAGCAATTCGCGGACAATCTAAGCTACCGATCGAGCAAGTTCAGGAATTCGGACGTGAATACCACAACCTCTTAGTGCTTCTTCCAGGGTCCGACGAGCGTCTAAAACGCGAGGTCATCGTCATCGGCGCGCACTATGATCACGTCGGGTATGGCAATGCGACCAACAGCCAGGGGCCGATCGGTCAAATCCACAATGGCGCCGATGACAATGCGAGCGGCACCTCGGCCCTGCTGCAACTGATTAAGGCGTTCTCATCACTCGATACGACTCCCGCGCGATCAATTTTGTTTGCATTCTGGGATGGCGAAGAGGCAGGTTTGCTGGGATCGAAACACTGGGTCGCACACCCGACGGTCCCACTTCAGGACGTCCGATTCGCCTTCAACATTGACATGCTGGGACGTCTGCGCGAAGGAAAAATCGTCACTGCAGGCTGGAGATCCGCCCCGGGACTACGCGCCTTGCTGGCATCACACAATGTCACCAACGAGCTATTTCTCGCTTACCAGCCACGCGTGATTGCCGACAGCGATCACTATCCGTTCTACAGCGCGGGAATTCCGATTGTTCACCTTGATACAGATAAGCACCACGATTACCACCGCCCCAGCGACGACCCTGAAAAGATCAATCTGGAAGGACTGCAGCACCTCACCGAGTTTGTGTATCGCGTCGTACTCGACGCCGCCAGTCGACCCGAATTTCCGAAGTTCCGTACCGAGGCCCCGGGCGAGTCGCCACCCAAATGGATGACGCCGGTCGCGTTGGTCAATCCACCGGTGCGATTGGGCGTCAACTGGAACACCCAACAGGCGAAACAGGACATCGTCGAGATTTCTCAGATCAGCCCTGATTCTGCTGCGGCGCAGGCGGGTTTACGAATTGGCGATCGAGTCATCAGGCTGGGCCCCTGGAAACGCGGAACCTTCGAACAATTCAAAACCGCGATTCAAGTGGTTCGCAACCCGGTGGCCATCGTCGTCGAGCGACCAGGCGTGCGTGAACCGATCGAATTGACGGCAACGCTGTCGGGTTCGCCCGTGCGCCTGGGTGCGGGCTGGATCGACGATCCGGCATTGCCTGGCTGCGTGGTGGTCACACACGTGGTTTCCGACTCCCCGGCAGACCGAGCGGGAGTCGCGTCGGGCGACGTGATCATGGAACTCGGCGGGCAACCACTCGCATCATCGGAAGAACTACGTGGCCGGGTCCTTAACGAGCCTGGTCCCTATGCCATCCGCGTCGAACGGAATGGTCGAATCCGTGAGGTCACAATCGATCCACTGGATTACACGATCGCAGACGGTCCATCACTGGAACCCAAGTGA
- a CDS encoding phosphoglycerate dehydrogenase has product MPKVVCTALSTEEGPHIEILQKAGFEVVQAPRDVDIYQTANLLPVVKDCVAVIAGSEPWPASLVEACPKLRVLARSGVGYDAVDLPACDKHRVIVATTPGVNHHAVAEHTFALLFGVGRLFPLRDQLVRAATWKRASTPRIMGRTLGIVGLGRIGRAVATRAVGVGMKVVAYDPYPQREFCEQWNIEIASFEDLLKKSDYVSLHLPVSKETTHVMNAKTFAMMKPGSVLINTARGLLVDEPALIAALNSGHLRAAGLDVFEVEPLPATSPLLKMTNVLLSGHLAGLDDESNFDTQKMCAETIVSLSKGGWPTECIRNLAGVTNWKWSEKN; this is encoded by the coding sequence ATGCCGAAGGTTGTTTGTACGGCGCTCAGCACGGAAGAGGGACCACACATCGAAATCCTGCAAAAGGCGGGGTTCGAAGTCGTTCAGGCGCCGCGTGATGTGGACATTTATCAGACAGCCAATTTGTTGCCGGTGGTCAAGGATTGTGTGGCCGTCATTGCCGGTTCCGAGCCCTGGCCCGCATCGCTGGTTGAAGCGTGCCCAAAGCTGCGAGTGCTGGCACGGTCAGGAGTTGGTTATGATGCCGTCGATCTGCCGGCCTGTGACAAGCATCGCGTCATTGTGGCGACTACGCCCGGTGTGAACCACCACGCCGTGGCCGAGCACACGTTTGCTTTGCTGTTTGGTGTTGGCCGATTGTTTCCGTTGCGTGACCAGTTGGTTCGTGCCGCCACTTGGAAGCGCGCGTCGACGCCGCGAATCATGGGGCGCACACTCGGGATCGTTGGTCTGGGACGGATTGGTCGGGCGGTGGCGACTCGGGCGGTGGGCGTAGGAATGAAGGTCGTCGCTTACGACCCTTATCCCCAACGCGAATTCTGCGAACAGTGGAACATCGAGATTGCGTCGTTCGAGGATCTGCTGAAGAAATCGGACTACGTCAGCTTGCACTTGCCGGTCAGCAAGGAAACGACGCACGTCATGAATGCGAAAACATTCGCAATGATGAAGCCCGGTTCCGTCCTGATCAATACGGCTCGTGGACTGTTGGTTGATGAACCAGCGCTGATTGCCGCTTTGAATTCTGGCCATTTGCGTGCCGCGGGATTGGACGTTTTTGAAGTTGAACCATTGCCCGCGACCAGTCCACTGCTGAAAATGACAAATGTTCTGTTGAGTGGTCATCTGGCCGGTCTGGACGATGAATCGAACTTTGACACACAAAAGATGTGTGCCGAAACGATCGTCTCACTTTCCAAGGGGGGCTGGCCGACGGAATGCATCCGTAACTTGGCGGGTGTCACCAATTGGAAATGGTCGGAAAAGAACTGA
- a CDS encoding GNAT family acetyltransferase, whose protein sequence is MKIRSYQHSDESQVVDLWQRCGLLRPWNDPYKDIQRKLAIAPDQFLVGVDEEKVIAAAMIGYDGHRGWIYYLAVSPDVQRQGLGRVLMDEAERRLRVLGCPKINLQVRTSNTQVIDFYRSLGFVEDAVLSFGKRLERDEPDAQ, encoded by the coding sequence ATGAAAATTCGCTCGTACCAGCATTCTGATGAATCTCAAGTCGTCGATCTTTGGCAGCGGTGCGGGTTACTGCGGCCGTGGAACGATCCATATAAGGATATCCAGCGGAAGCTGGCGATTGCTCCCGATCAGTTTTTGGTCGGTGTGGATGAGGAGAAGGTGATTGCCGCCGCGATGATTGGGTACGACGGTCATCGCGGATGGATTTACTATCTCGCGGTTTCGCCAGATGTGCAGCGGCAAGGCTTGGGACGCGTCCTGATGGACGAGGCAGAGCGACGTTTGCGTGTTTTGGGCTGTCCCAAGATCAATTTGCAGGTTCGTACCTCAAACACGCAGGTGATCGACTTCTACCGCAGTCTGGGATTTGTTGAGGATGCGGTGCTGAGTTTTGGGAAGCGGTTGGAGCGCGACGAGCCTGACGCCCAGTGA
- a CDS encoding class I mannose-6-phosphate isomerase: MADVKRLASAALTEGQGVFRLAPTWVPRSFLQPGRRLKLHPADYYALGTHRGGIDERWFSSTTVATNEGAPADEGLSYCVHAGQKFTLRDAIAELGSEAVGEHIWGKYKRWPVYSKFFDNMGPIPHHMHQNTAQAKLVGQEGKPESYYFPPQLNSTGNNFPYTFMGLEPGTTKQDVIDALARWNDGDNGILDLSKAYRLKPGTGWLIPPCVLHAPGSLLTYEPQWGSDVFGMYQSMVEGRAVPRSLLVKDFPKEKHDDLQHLVDALDWEKNVDPNFKDNNYLEPIPVAETEKEGYVDRWIVYGKVNGEQLFTAKELTVNPGVKVTITDGGAYGWITVQGEGKINGLRLQTPAMIRFGQMTDDEVFVTAKAAEEGVVIENIGSEPLVSLRYFGPNAQPAAPNVGDHKKK; this comes from the coding sequence ATGGCCGACGTAAAGCGACTGGCGTCCGCTGCTTTGACCGAAGGTCAGGGAGTGTTTCGGTTGGCCCCCACGTGGGTTCCGCGATCGTTCCTGCAGCCTGGCCGACGGTTGAAGCTTCATCCTGCAGACTACTACGCGCTCGGAACCCACCGCGGTGGGATCGATGAACGCTGGTTTTCATCGACGACTGTCGCCACGAACGAGGGGGCACCTGCGGACGAAGGGCTGTCGTACTGCGTTCACGCTGGGCAGAAATTCACGTTGCGAGACGCGATTGCCGAACTGGGTTCGGAAGCGGTCGGCGAGCACATTTGGGGTAAGTACAAGCGCTGGCCGGTCTATTCGAAGTTCTTCGATAATATGGGGCCGATCCCGCACCACATGCACCAGAATACAGCTCAGGCCAAGCTTGTGGGGCAGGAAGGAAAGCCCGAATCGTACTACTTCCCGCCGCAGCTCAATTCGACCGGCAATAATTTCCCTTATACATTTATGGGATTGGAACCCGGCACGACGAAGCAAGACGTCATTGACGCTTTGGCTCGTTGGAACGATGGCGACAACGGCATCCTCGACCTCTCGAAGGCGTATCGCCTGAAGCCCGGCACCGGCTGGTTGATTCCACCGTGCGTCCTGCACGCACCAGGCAGCCTGCTCACGTACGAACCTCAATGGGGTAGTGACGTGTTCGGCATGTACCAGTCGATGGTAGAAGGCCGCGCGGTACCACGCTCGCTGCTCGTCAAAGACTTCCCGAAAGAGAAGCACGATGACTTGCAGCACTTAGTCGACGCCTTGGATTGGGAAAAGAACGTTGATCCCAATTTCAAAGACAACAATTACCTGGAACCAATTCCAGTCGCCGAAACGGAAAAAGAAGGCTACGTCGATCGCTGGATCGTTTACGGCAAGGTCAACGGCGAGCAACTGTTTACCGCGAAGGAATTGACGGTCAATCCTGGTGTCAAAGTCACGATCACGGACGGTGGCGCCTACGGCTGGATCACCGTTCAAGGCGAAGGCAAGATCAATGGCCTGCGGTTGCAGACGCCTGCGATGATTCGATTTGGTCAAATGACCGATGACGAAGTCTTCGTCACCGCCAAGGCGGCTGAAGAAGGCGTCGTCATCGAGAATATCGGTTCGGAACCGCTGGTTTCGCTGCGTTACTTTGGACCGAACGCGCAGCCTGCCGCTCCGAATGTGGGCGACCACAAGAAGAAGTAA
- a CDS encoding sugar phosphate isomerase/epimerase family protein, with protein sequence MSNTSPKLHNAMWPGLVGKGSPGAEPFISLDRMLELTTQASVNGQKFDGVDLFLFDPHINIDLTDDDVKRVADKIASKGLAVGSLVAPVWPGTVGDSAMGTPEQRAKFVLAVKKACRIAGIFNKHGVRKYGVIRIDAAEGPAHWTENPVASTKKIASTFREAGIVAAAHGERLAAEGEICWAGMHSWKNMVDLLEQTDMPGTVGFQADQAHTFLYLMGYNAPEHALLKEGYSPAEFTAAYTKMTDALRPWTIDFHVAQNDGTVHGTGSHDKTGRHCLADDPKGKLDIVATAAFWLKGAADRGIRHICWDGCMFPNATLEDSKTWNTILATMLKVRESCGWNA encoded by the coding sequence ATGAGCAATACCTCTCCGAAACTTCACAATGCCATGTGGCCGGGTCTTGTCGGAAAAGGGTCTCCTGGTGCCGAGCCGTTCATTTCGCTTGATCGCATGCTGGAATTGACGACGCAGGCCAGCGTCAACGGACAGAAATTTGACGGCGTGGATCTGTTTCTGTTCGATCCCCACATCAACATCGATCTAACCGATGATGACGTGAAACGCGTTGCAGATAAGATTGCGTCCAAAGGATTGGCGGTTGGATCGCTGGTGGCACCTGTCTGGCCGGGAACGGTTGGCGACAGCGCCATGGGAACGCCTGAGCAACGTGCGAAGTTTGTGCTGGCCGTGAAGAAGGCTTGCCGCATCGCGGGGATCTTCAACAAGCACGGCGTACGAAAGTATGGCGTGATCCGCATTGATGCCGCGGAAGGCCCAGCCCACTGGACCGAGAACCCAGTCGCCAGCACCAAGAAGATCGCCTCGACCTTCCGCGAAGCGGGGATTGTTGCTGCCGCGCATGGCGAGAGATTGGCGGCAGAAGGCGAAATCTGCTGGGCCGGGATGCACTCATGGAAAAATATGGTGGATCTGCTCGAGCAGACTGACATGCCGGGAACAGTCGGATTCCAAGCCGATCAGGCTCATACATTCCTCTATCTGATGGGATACAACGCGCCTGAACATGCTTTGCTGAAGGAAGGGTATTCTCCAGCTGAGTTCACGGCGGCCTACACGAAGATGACCGATGCACTACGTCCATGGACGATCGATTTCCACGTTGCTCAGAACGACGGAACGGTTCATGGAACGGGCTCGCACGACAAGACCGGTCGTCACTGTCTGGCCGATGATCCCAAGGGTAAGCTCGATATCGTGGCGACAGCGGCCTTCTGGCTGAAGGGCGCTGCGGATCGTGGCATTCGCCATATTTGCTGGGACGGATGCATGTTCCCGAACGCGACTTTGGAAGATTCGAAGACCTGGAACACGATCCTCGCGACGATGCTGAAGGTTCGCGAATCGTGCGGTTGGAATGCCTGA
- a CDS encoding creatininase family protein, translated as MSRAATEHRYEKLTWPEINDAVDLKKVCIVPCGAVEQHGPHLPLDVDLVCPGGIAHGTGRELADKVLVLPHLSYGYTGHVMDFPGTINTNYATFIEQVLDVTRSLAYHGFKKIILLNGHGSNMPNLDLAARRTNLETDAECCVIAWWNLLTVDKAFLPSWRESKFPGGCSHACELETSLYLYLDEEDVRKDLIKSGTISFNDEENPFNWVDLFAAGPATAVSWTSSYSDTGVLGDAELGRKDKGERVYLEAVKQLGRFIQYWYRRPKDVRKDFHRHPPTMPIPWGQRNLTNPGN; from the coding sequence ATGTCGCGTGCGGCTACTGAACATCGCTATGAGAAACTGACCTGGCCGGAAATCAATGATGCGGTCGATCTGAAGAAGGTCTGTATTGTCCCCTGCGGAGCCGTCGAACAGCACGGTCCGCATCTGCCGCTGGATGTGGATCTGGTTTGCCCGGGGGGGATTGCGCACGGCACCGGGCGCGAACTGGCGGATAAAGTTCTCGTGCTACCTCATTTGTCGTATGGATACACCGGACACGTCATGGATTTTCCAGGCACGATCAATACCAACTATGCGACCTTCATTGAGCAGGTTCTCGACGTGACACGGTCGTTGGCGTATCACGGTTTCAAGAAAATTATCCTGTTGAATGGCCACGGATCGAACATGCCGAATCTCGATTTGGCCGCACGACGGACGAATCTTGAAACGGACGCGGAGTGCTGCGTCATTGCCTGGTGGAACCTGTTGACCGTCGATAAGGCGTTCTTACCAAGCTGGCGTGAGAGCAAATTCCCCGGCGGTTGTTCGCATGCCTGCGAACTCGAAACGTCGCTCTATTTGTATCTGGACGAGGAGGATGTTCGGAAAGATTTGATCAAGAGCGGTACGATCTCGTTCAATGACGAAGAAAACCCGTTCAATTGGGTGGATCTCTTTGCCGCGGGGCCCGCAACGGCGGTTTCGTGGACCAGTAGTTATTCAGATACGGGCGTTCTGGGGGATGCGGAACTGGGCCGGAAGGACAAAGGGGAACGGGTTTATCTCGAGGCGGTCAAGCAATTGGGACGATTCATTCAGTACTGGTACCGTCGTCCCAAAGACGTCCGCAAAGACTTTCATCGGCACCCACCGACAATGCCAATTCCCTGGGGCCAACGAAATCTGACGAATCCCGGCAACTGA
- a CDS encoding NUDIX domain-containing protein: MSSEPYLEFGIQSAEEVYLPRPGSYAVCLRHEDHGDLVAIVQTPQGAFLPGGGACQGESAEETLLREVLEECGRSLTILERLGFALEYVNAPGEGCFAKQCTFFLVRLGDADVCESEADHELVWMPVATALNNLTHQSQAWAVSIARPVISTSARQSSH; encoded by the coding sequence ATGAGCTCGGAACCGTATCTTGAATTCGGGATCCAGTCGGCGGAAGAGGTCTATCTGCCGAGACCCGGATCGTATGCCGTCTGTTTGCGGCACGAGGATCATGGTGATCTCGTCGCGATTGTGCAGACGCCACAAGGAGCGTTTCTTCCAGGCGGTGGTGCTTGCCAGGGCGAATCCGCTGAAGAGACCTTGCTGCGCGAAGTTCTGGAGGAGTGCGGCCGGTCACTGACGATTCTGGAGAGATTGGGATTCGCGCTGGAATATGTGAACGCGCCCGGTGAAGGATGCTTTGCCAAGCAATGCACGTTTTTTCTCGTTCGACTGGGTGATGCGGACGTTTGTGAATCCGAAGCGGATCACGAACTGGTCTGGATGCCTGTTGCCACGGCATTGAACAATTTGACTCATCAAAGTCAGGCTTGGGCGGTTTCTATTGCACGCCCGGTCATTTCGACATCCGCGCGACAATCCAGTCACTGA
- a CDS encoding alpha/beta hydrolase family protein — translation MFDKLGYLTVSLGLFISFYCPAIAWASEGPTSKTPVATNDDGAEKPLTAEDVKGNWLGTINAGVVKLRLGFAVVGTKPEQLKVRMFSVDQGNAEIPVDVIKLDANKVSMQLTKISATFQGTWNSQTNEIAGNWKQGAQSFPITLKKVESLPNAGRPQDPSKPYPYLEEDVTFTNAKHNVTLKGTLTQPKGSGPFPAVVLISGSGPQDRNEEIAGHRPFLVLADALTRRGIAVLRFDDRDFEKPDELFKATSEDLSHDVLAAVSFLRARPQIAATKIGLVGHSEGGLIAPMLASRDKEIALIVMIAGPGVSGDVILNRQQDMMRERAGVSEATRAKDRATSQEWFDIIKAEPDNAQATKKIEAAFEKSHPESDAAEKDALKIGVKTLLTPWFRFFISYDPQPALTNVKCPVLAVIGEKDLQVPAAQNLKVIEAALKAGGNKNFLAKELPGLNHLLQPCVTGFLDEYSTIETTIDPDALKLISDWIVARMSK, via the coding sequence ATGTTCGACAAACTCGGATATCTCACGGTGTCGCTGGGTCTCTTCATTTCGTTCTATTGCCCAGCAATCGCCTGGGCGAGTGAGGGGCCGACGTCAAAAACGCCCGTGGCAACGAACGACGACGGTGCCGAAAAGCCGCTGACCGCGGAAGACGTGAAAGGCAACTGGTTGGGAACGATCAACGCAGGCGTTGTCAAACTGCGATTGGGATTCGCCGTCGTGGGCACTAAGCCCGAACAACTGAAAGTCCGGATGTTTAGTGTCGATCAGGGAAATGCCGAGATTCCCGTGGATGTCATCAAACTTGATGCGAACAAAGTGTCGATGCAGCTTACAAAAATCAGCGCGACCTTCCAGGGAACGTGGAATTCCCAAACCAACGAAATCGCCGGAAACTGGAAACAAGGGGCCCAATCCTTTCCGATCACGCTCAAGAAAGTCGAATCGCTTCCGAATGCGGGGCGACCACAGGATCCCTCCAAGCCATACCCCTATCTGGAAGAAGACGTCACCTTCACCAACGCGAAGCACAACGTGACGCTTAAAGGGACGCTGACCCAGCCGAAAGGATCCGGGCCGTTTCCTGCCGTGGTACTGATCTCGGGGTCGGGACCACAAGATCGGAACGAAGAAATTGCCGGACATCGGCCGTTTCTGGTTCTCGCCGATGCGCTGACCCGACGCGGAATCGCCGTCTTGCGATTTGACGATCGAGACTTTGAAAAACCGGACGAGCTCTTTAAGGCGACGAGCGAGGACCTTTCGCATGACGTTTTGGCCGCGGTGAGCTTTTTACGAGCGCGTCCTCAAATTGCCGCGACCAAAATCGGACTTGTGGGACACAGTGAAGGGGGCTTGATTGCCCCAATGTTGGCCAGCCGCGACAAGGAGATCGCATTGATCGTCATGATCGCCGGCCCCGGGGTGAGCGGTGATGTGATCCTGAATCGTCAACAAGACATGATGCGTGAGCGGGCCGGGGTCAGCGAAGCCACGCGTGCAAAAGACCGTGCGACGTCACAAGAATGGTTTGACATCATCAAGGCCGAGCCGGACAACGCCCAGGCGACGAAGAAGATCGAAGCTGCGTTCGAGAAATCGCACCCCGAGAGCGACGCGGCAGAGAAAGACGCACTTAAAATAGGCGTCAAAACATTGCTCACACCGTGGTTTCGTTTTTTTATTTCCTACGATCCCCAACCGGCTCTGACGAACGTCAAATGCCCCGTCCTGGCCGTCATCGGCGAGAAAGATCTTCAGGTGCCGGCCGCTCAAAATCTGAAAGTGATCGAAGCCGCATTGAAGGCCGGCGGCAATAAGAATTTCCTGGCGAAGGAATTGCCGGGGCTGAACCACCTGCTTCAGCCGTGCGTCACGGGGTTTCTCGACGAGTACTCAACAATTGAAACCACGATCGATCCGGACGCATTGAAGCTGATCAGTGACTGGATTGTCGCGCGGATGTCGAAATGA
- a CDS encoding 50S ribosomal protein bL37 codes for MAKNTRKVNKANHGTRPASSKARKARRRKLGV; via the coding sequence ATGGCGAAGAATACCCGCAAAGTGAACAAGGCCAACCACGGTACCCGTCCTGCCAGCTCGAAGGCTCGCAAGGCTCGTCGACGCAAGTTGGGCGTCTGA
- the leuB gene encoding 3-isopropylmalate dehydrogenase, which yields MQAHIVLLPGDGIGPEVVAQGERVLLEIGKKFGHTFKFTTAMIGGCAIDQCGNPLPDETLAACKSSQAVLLGAVGGPKWDDPNAKTRPEAGLLKIRKELGLFANLRPIFVSPYLVSASPLKTEIVSGTDILFFRELTGGIYFGPSGKEPHASGESAFNTMVYSTHEIERIVRLAGEAARGRRKKVTSVDKANVLEVSRLWRKTFERVMKAEFPDVQYENVLVDAMAMHLISKPRAFDVVVTENLFGDILTDEGSMLPGSMGMLPSASIGSSGPGLYEPIHGSAPDIAGKGIANPLATILASALLLRHSLKLEAEAVAIERAVDRVLAKGHRTADLANGASSVGTAEMGSLVLAELNA from the coding sequence TTGCAAGCTCACATTGTTCTCCTCCCGGGTGATGGGATTGGTCCAGAAGTCGTTGCTCAGGGAGAGCGCGTGTTGCTGGAGATCGGCAAGAAGTTTGGACATACGTTCAAGTTCACGACGGCGATGATTGGTGGCTGCGCCATTGATCAATGCGGCAACCCCCTACCCGACGAAACCCTGGCGGCTTGCAAGTCGTCTCAGGCAGTATTGTTGGGCGCGGTTGGTGGTCCGAAATGGGATGACCCGAATGCGAAGACGCGTCCCGAAGCCGGCTTGTTGAAGATTCGCAAAGAATTGGGACTGTTTGCCAATCTGCGACCGATTTTCGTGTCGCCGTATCTGGTGAGTGCATCACCGCTGAAAACGGAGATCGTTTCGGGGACGGATATTCTGTTCTTCCGTGAGCTGACCGGTGGGATTTACTTTGGCCCATCAGGCAAAGAGCCGCATGCGTCCGGCGAATCGGCGTTCAATACAATGGTGTATAGCACGCACGAAATTGAGCGGATCGTGCGTCTGGCCGGTGAAGCGGCACGGGGACGTCGCAAGAAAGTGACATCGGTCGACAAGGCCAACGTGCTGGAAGTCTCTCGCCTGTGGCGGAAGACGTTTGAGCGCGTCATGAAAGCCGAATTCCCTGATGTGCAGTACGAAAACGTGCTGGTGGACGCGATGGCGATGCATTTGATTTCAAAACCACGTGCGTTTGACGTCGTGGTGACCGAGAATTTGTTCGGTGACATTCTGACCGACGAAGGATCGATGCTGCCGGGTTCCATGGGGATGTTGCCGTCGGCTTCGATTGGCTCGTCTGGCCCAGGTCTTTACGAGCCGATTCACGGATCGGCGCCAGACATCGCAGGAAAAGGTATTGCCAACCCGCTGGCGACGATCTTGGCATCGGCCCTATTGCTGCGTCATTCGCTGAAGCTGGAAGCGGAAGCGGTGGCGATCGAACGCGCCGTGGATCGCGTCCTGGCGAAGGGGCACCGCACGGCCGATCTCGCGAATGGTGCGTCGAGTGTGGGCACGGCCGAAATGGGGTCACTGGTGCTGGCGGAACTCAACGCCTGA